GGCCTGCACACGGCCGATGACCCGTATCCCGGGCCAGGCGGCCTGCAGCTCGGCGAGCCGGGCTGGCGGCAGGGTAAAGGCCAGACGGTAATCGTCGCCGCCAGCCAAAGCGCAGAGCCGCGCCTGCTCTTCACCAGCAAACGCCCGCAGCGCCGCAGACAGCGGCACCTGTTCCAGCTCGATCTCAAGGGCAACCTGTGAAGCCCTGGCGATATGCCCGCAGTCGGCCAGCAGGCCATCGGAAATATCCAGCGCAGCGGTGGCGCGGCCACGCAGCGCTTGCCCCAACGCCAACTGCGGTTGCGGCGACCAGTAGCGCGCCAGCAGCGCCTCACGGATATCCGCCGCCGCTTCACGCTGGCCGAGCACCAGCGGCAAGGCACCGGCGGCATCACCCAGCTCGCCATCGACGCAGAGCAGATCACCGACCTGCGCGCCGCTGCGCAGCAGCGCCTGCCCGGCCGGCACACGACCGAACACGGTCAGCGTCAGGCTCAGCGGGCCACGTGTGGTGTCACCACCGACCAGGGCCAGGGAGCAATGCTCGGCCATCCGTTGCAGACCACGCGCGAACTCGGCCAGCCAGGTTTCACTGGCGGCTGGCAAGGTCAGGGCGAGGGTAAAAGCCAGCGGCGTCGCGCCCATGGCAGCCAGATCACTGGCGGAGACGGCCAACGCACGCTGTCCGAGAAGAAAGGCGTCGCAGGCATCGGGGAAATGTATCCCGGCAACCAGCGTGTCGGTGGACACCGCCAACTGCTCACCCGCCGGCACTGCCAGCAGCGCGCAGTCATCACCGATGCCGCGAACCACGCCGTCACCACCCTGCGCACAGGGGGCAGCGGCGAAATAGCGACGGATCAGCTCGAACTCACCCATGAGGCGGCAACGATCTGCCGTGTGCCGGCCCTGCACAGTACAGGCAGGGCACGGGAGCGCAGGATCGTGAATCGAGCATCCCCATGGGCCTCAACGCTTGTTGGCGTTGACTTCGGCGGCGCGCAGCGTGGGTGCGAGCTTATCGAGGATGCCGTTGACGAACTTGTGCCCGTCGGTAGCACCGAACACCTTGGCCAGCTCGATACCTTCGTTGATCACTACCTTGTAGGGCACGTCGACGCGGTTCTTCAGCTCGTAGGTGGACAGGCGCAGAATGGCCAGTTCGACCGGGTCGATCTCTTCCAGCGGGCGATCGAGCAGCGGCGCGAAGGCGCCGTCCAACTCGGTCTTCTGCCGTGGCACGCCATGCAGGATTTCATGGAAGTAGGCGCCATCGACCTTGCTGAAATCGTTGTCGACACGAAACTGCGCTTCGATCTCGTTCAGCGGCTGCCCGGCAATATGCCAGGAGTACAGCGCCTGCATGGCCAGGGTACGGGCTTCGCGACGGGCGAGGATCTTGCCACTGGGAGCTTTCTTGGCCGGCTGGCCGTTACCGGAGTTGCTCACTTGGCCTCCAACTGCGCCAGCAGGCTGACCATTTCCAGGGCAGACAGCGCAGCTTCGGCACCCTTGTTACCCGCCTTGGTGCCGGAACGTTCGATGGCTTGTTCGATGGAGTCGACGGTCAGCACACCGAAGGCGACCGGCACGCCGTATTCCATGGACACCTGGGCCAGGCCCTTGGTGCACTCGCCGGCCACGTATTCGAAGTGCGGGGTGCCGCCACGGATGACCGCACCGAGGGCGATGATCGCCGCGTACTCGCCACGCTGAGCGACCTTCTGGGTGACCAGCGGAATCTCGAAGGCACCCGGCGCACGGATGATGGTGATGTCGCTTTCCTGCACGCCATGGCGCACCAGGGCGTCGATGGCGCCGCTGACCAGGCTCTCGACGACGAAGCTGTTGAAACGGCCTACCACCAGGGCGTATTTGCCCTGCGGGGCGATGAAGGTACCTTCGATGGTCTTCAGGGTCATGACGGGTCTCACATGGGTTAAAGAGCCGGAGCGCCTTGCGCTCCGAAAATAAAATTCGTTTGTCGGCGTAGCCCGGATGCAATCCGGGGCCAGTGTGCCGATCTCCCCGGATTGCATCCGGGCTACGTGCTTTAGCTCCCCTCTCCCATTTATGGGAGAGGGGTTGGGGCGGCCCGCGTAGGGAGAGGGTCGGCGTTGGCCACAACACCCTCTCCCGCCCTTCGGGCACCCTCTCCCATAAATGGGAGAGGGTCATCAGCTTTGGCCCTTCGGGCCGCCTTTAATCAGCCGGCAGGTATTCTACAACCTCGAGGTCGAAGCCGGATATCGCGTTGAACTTCATCGGCGAGCTCATCAGGCGCATCTTGCGCACGCCCAGATCGCGCAGAATCTGCGAGCCGGCACCTACTGTACTGTAGGTGGCAGGACTGGACGGCTGCTGCCGGCTGATCAGGGCCAGCAACTCCGGCCCGGTCAGCGGATTGCCCAGCAGCAGCACCACGCCGCTACCGGCCTTGGCCACTTCCGCCATGGCGGCACGCATGCTCCAGCGCCCCGGCTGGTTGACCATGAACAGGTCACGCAACGGGTCCATGTTATGCACGCGCACCAGGGTCGGCTCTTCGGCGCAGATGGTGCCCAGGGTCAGCGCCATGTGCGCGGTGTCCTCGACGCCATCACGGTAGGTCACCAGGTTGAACTGGCCCAACTCGGTGTCCAGCGGCTGTTCGCTGACGCGCTCGACGGTGCGCTCGTGGATCAGGCGGTAGTGGATCAGGTCGGCGATGGTGCCGATCTTGAGGTTGTGCTCTGCAGCGAACCTTTCCAGCTCCGGGCGACGCGCCATGGTGCCGTCGTCGTTCATGATCTCGCAGATCACTCCGCTCGGCTCGAAGCCGGCCATACGCGCCAGATCGCAGGCCGCTTCGGTATGGCCGGCACGCGCCAGCACGCCACCGGGCTGAGCCATCAGCGGGAAGATATGACCGGGGCTGACGATATCGTCCGCCACGGCATTGCGCGCCACGGCAGCCTGCACGGTGCGGGCACGGTCGGCGGCGGAGATGCCGGTGGTCACGCCCTCGGCGGCTTCGATGGACACGGTGAACTTGGTGCCGAAACCGGAGCCGTTGCGCGGCGCCATCAGCGGCAGCTTGAGCAGCTCGCAGCGTTCGCGGGTCATCGGCATGCAGATCAGG
This region of Pseudomonas wenzhouensis genomic DNA includes:
- the thiL gene encoding thiamine-phosphate kinase, whose amino-acid sequence is MGEFELIRRYFAAAPCAQGGDGVVRGIGDDCALLAVPAGEQLAVSTDTLVAGIHFPDACDAFLLGQRALAVSASDLAAMGATPLAFTLALTLPAASETWLAEFARGLQRMAEHCSLALVGGDTTRGPLSLTLTVFGRVPAGQALLRSGAQVGDLLCVDGELGDAAGALPLVLGQREAAADIREALLARYWSPQPQLALGQALRGRATAALDISDGLLADCGHIARASQVALEIELEQVPLSAALRAFAGEEQARLCALAGGDDYRLAFTLPPARLAELQAAWPGIRVIGRVQAGSGVRLLDAAGQAIETPRGGYQHF
- the nusB gene encoding transcription antitermination factor NusB → MSNSGNGQPAKKAPSGKILARREARTLAMQALYSWHIAGQPLNEIEAQFRVDNDFSKVDGAYFHEILHGVPRQKTELDGAFAPLLDRPLEEIDPVELAILRLSTYELKNRVDVPYKVVINEGIELAKVFGATDGHKFVNGILDKLAPTLRAAEVNANKR
- the ribE gene encoding 6,7-dimethyl-8-ribityllumazine synthase, which translates into the protein MTLKTIEGTFIAPQGKYALVVGRFNSFVVESLVSGAIDALVRHGVQESDITIIRAPGAFEIPLVTQKVAQRGEYAAIIALGAVIRGGTPHFEYVAGECTKGLAQVSMEYGVPVAFGVLTVDSIEQAIERSGTKAGNKGAEAALSALEMVSLLAQLEAK
- the ribBA gene encoding bifunctional 3,4-dihydroxy-2-butanone-4-phosphate synthase/GTP cyclohydrolase II; this encodes MALNTAEELIEDIRAGKMVILMDDEDRENEGDIIIASECVTAEHINFMARFARGLICMPMTRERCELLKLPLMAPRNGSGFGTKFTVSIEAAEGVTTGISAADRARTVQAAVARNAVADDIVSPGHIFPLMAQPGGVLARAGHTEAACDLARMAGFEPSGVICEIMNDDGTMARRPELERFAAEHNLKIGTIADLIHYRLIHERTVERVSEQPLDTELGQFNLVTYRDGVEDTAHMALTLGTICAEEPTLVRVHNMDPLRDLFMVNQPGRWSMRAAMAEVAKAGSGVVLLLGNPLTGPELLALISRQQPSSPATYSTVGAGSQILRDLGVRKMRLMSSPMKFNAISGFDLEVVEYLPAD